The genomic region CCATTTCCCATGTCAACCTCATCTTCTTGACCCTGTTTTTACAAAGAAATCAAGGCTGACCACAGAAGACTTGCTCAGGATCACTCTTCTTGTGGCTGGTGGAGCTGGGAGCCAAACCCCGGCAGCCTGGCTTTCGAATCCTCATGCCGTCTTTCCTGCCGGAAACAATAAATGTGCCGGCACACGTATCCTGTACCAATAGACAAGCACAGCCTCCAAAGGAAAGTCCCCTCCACACAGATGTGATCCACTCCCCTCAGAGCTGGCCACATGTGGGCCTTCTATTCGTGGTCACTGCCTGTGATGACGGGACTGTGTGTGACCGAACGGAGAAAGTGTGGCAAATGCTCTTTCATGAAGAAGCAAATGACCGGATGGAAGGTAGAGACGGCTGGCTCCTCTGCTCCGCGTGGCTTCCCGTTCTGGTCCCTGTGAGTGGACCTGGCTCAGCCAAGCTGCACAGACACCAGACACCGTCTTGCACACCGTAGTGACTGTTGCCCCGGGTGGGCCTGCAGGGCCTCACAGCGCCGTCCTCTAGGACATGGTTCTCCAGATTTGCCCTTTGGCCACGTGAGTGGACACCAGCTGGCCCCTAGACTCGCCCAGGCTCCAGAAGGTGAGGAGAACACAGTTACTGAAGAGAGGGGCTTGGGCTCAGGTAAATAAATATGTTGGGGGCGTTGGGGAAACGGGAGGAGAGAGCAGCCTGCAGAAAAAACAAGCAGGAATGACCGGGATGGTTTGCTAAGCTCTCCAAGAGACTCAAAGAGCTGGGCATTCTTTAAAACTCAAGGTAGCTTTGTCTCTGAACAGTATCAGGCCTGGGGGGCTTCTGTCTCAGCCAAGGTGGAAATTCTGCCCCAATATAAGACCCATGAGAAAAGCAATCTTGTCTGGCTTGCTCACCGTCATATCCCCTGCACCCCCActacactgaatgaatgaatgaacaaatgaatgaatgaacagaactGAAGCCAGAGTGACGGAGGGAGACTGAGTCTCAGGACCATGACCAGGTCACATGTGGGTTCAGATGAAAGGATGGTTGGTTCCAAAGTTACAACATGTGGTAAATACTTGACTCCTGGGCCGGGTCTGGTAAGCTCTTGCCTCTCTGTGACCCACTGTTTGCGTCTGCAGGTGGAGGAACCACAGAGGCAGGTGTCCCTGTGGCCGTCgcccccctgccctgcctctctTCCAGATCCAGGTGGGTCACTGAGAGCAGCAGTGAGCAGAAGGCCTGGGGCGAGGGATGGGCTCTCCCTGTCCCTCCCTgccgcccctgccctccccctgccctccctccccctctctagAGGTGGCTCAAGGTAAAGGCACCACCTCGAAACAGCAGCTGGATTGAAGGTTTACTGCGAGCTCGTACACGCATAGAGAGCAAACCTGAGCTGGCTGTAAAGACCATCCAGAACACTCCATGGCTTTTAGATCAGTCTGTGGAAGCCCAAAGGAGGGGGCCCAGGGTCCCACGGTCGTGGGTCAGAACTCAGACCCAGGTCTCAGGCCCGATCGTTGCCGCTCCCACTGTGGGAGCCTCATGGTCGTCTCAGGGGAGGGGAGATGTGACGCAGCTAACCAAGTAATTATCAGGAGGACGAGCCTCGTAACCCTGGTCCTCATGCCTGGAAGTTACGGTACCTCAGACAAGGAGGACCACGTCACAAGAGTGAGTGAGAAACTTAATCGGAGACAGGCCGAAGCGGGTCTCCAGGCTGGTGccctcctgctgcctctgcctggccTGTCACTGGACACAGTCGTCCTGCTGATACCGTCCTCCACGCAAGGAAAGCACTTTACAGACATTGTCATCCAAGGGAGACGTGGCTACACCTGGTTTTGTACGTTTGATATAAAACTGTTATTTCATGCCTGAAAGtacattataaatttataaaagagagaaagtcTCTCTAAAAATCCCTTACATTGATAGTCTCAGGTTGCCCTTACCTTGGTGGCACCAGAATTGGCAGAAGAACCAGCCCTATAAATTGTAAAGACTTCCTCAATTGGGATTCTGTTCTGTTAAACAGCAAAAAATGTCTTGTCAGATCGTGGCTTCTCTTTTACTACAGAACAAAACTGTCCAGCACATCTAGGATGGTGCCTgggcactaaataaataaattctaaataaatggataaatcagCGTATCCAAATACTAGTTATTTATGTGTttcattctgggtttttttgccccttaaatacaatatatatctttttattatatcttataaaaatgaaacatttaatatTAGTAAATCCTAAACAGAAACATttggttgaaaaataaaataaatacacattaaTATCAAAATGCACACAGTAGATATAGACTCTCCGTATATGCGCACAGTGTTCTTTCCTTACCATTAAGAGTCCAGCGTAAGACGATAAAATCATTGCTTCTCGTTCCCTGCGGTTTGCATATATGGGTCTGCCACGAAATGGCATTTTCCTAAGGGGGAGGATGAGTAAATAAGAATAGGGGTTATGCTTGTTCTTTAGATGCCTGCTACGGTTGTGACAATAATCCGGTGGCCGTGTGCTGTGTATTAATTCGAAAGATGGATGTGACCAGTCTGCCCTCAGCACAGCTCACACTCTGAATTTGAATCTTCCAGCATGGCAATATATTTGCCCTCACCTGTCCATGTTCTCACAGCGATCAGACACTGGCAGACGGGCCCCACGGTGGACAATTACGGTTCTGTGCATGTCCTCACCCTTCTGTGGCGGTTTGCTTGGGGGACTGTGTTTCCCATTGTGAGCTTGTGTGCTCCCGGGGACCCCAGCAGCACTTCGACATTCCAAGGGGGGAAAACACGCTGGGGACTAAGCTCGTCACGCCCCCATCCCCACTCCTCCCCAGACGCGTCAGGGCCAGCAGAGCCACTGAGCCCCGATTCTGCCCTGGACCGAATGCCATGGTGAAGAGGGCTGAAGCTAAGAATAACGTCCACCCAAAGGAAAGAGTCAGGAGGTATGTCCCAGTGACACGGTCTGGGGTTTGGATTAAGCCATGCCTGACGCAGACCTGCCCATGCGCTCTTCAGATACAGAGGCAATAaaccccctccctttttttttttgcttacatGTGTTCAGACTGGATTTGCTGCTGATTACAACtaaaccctgactgatacagccACTGTGGACCCAATGTGTGAGCTAAGGCCTGGAGCAGAAGAAATGAGCCGCCTCTGGAAGAAGCTCCTTGGGCCTGGCCTCGCTGGTTTCATGTTCTTACCAACTGAGTGGGTCTGTCCAGCTCACAGGGAGAAAGGCCAGTCATCAGGGGAAGGACACGACTCTGATTCAAACAGCTCAGCTCAGGGACATCTAGTTAAATGCTTAGAAATCGCGGCCGACAGTCCTTGGGGAAAGACTGCAGCCTTTACCCACAGAACGGACCGTTTCAAACCTCAGCACGTACACAAGAGAGCAGTCGTGTCGCTAAGGCACAACGTGCCCGCAAGAAAGAGCTTCATCTGACAGAAACCAGTCGGCAGAGATGCAAAACATGTGAACACCTCTGTGACTTCCTGGGCTGACAACTGAGGTGTTTCTTCAGATTTCTAGTTGGAGACGGACACTTGCCTGGCAATGTTTTCAAATCAGAGTACCTCACGGTGGAAGACGCCAGACAGGACGTCCTCTGTCATCACTGATagtcacacattaaaaaaaaaccagaaaacgaTTTCAACTTACACTTCCTCCCGCTCCAGCCAAGTTAGGTCTTCTGAGTGATCCAGCCATTGCAGCGTAGCACTGACGGCCAGGTCATAGTGAGCCTGGAACAGGGAGCACAGGGGGACACTGCACATCAGCCTACATGCTGGCCCAGGGCCCCCTGGACCTAGGGACCATGTTGCTGCTAAGCCCGTTCTACAGTTTTGTCTTGTCCACGTGGTGAGGATCAGCAGCTCTGTCCAGTAACCTGATGCTCAGACGGAAATAATTAGGGATCTTCAGGGGCTGAATTTACCTCCCCCTAGAGCAGATTCTTTGACTTGTGTggacaggaaaagaaaggataCGTTCCTGGAAAGGATGCTAAACTGGATCAGggaatctgggttcaaatctaggTTTAGCCAACGACTCGTGGTGTGTCCTTGGGTGAGCAACCGatgttctctgagcctcagattccttaaattttaaaataggaaaagatgaaGGTAGAGGAAGAGGGACACAGAGAACAATTTCTAATTCTGCCAGCAGAACGTCAGAAATTCGTCCCTGGGGCACGGGGAAGTGGTCATCCACCTGGGGAATGGGGGGTCCCAGGGGGCTTCAGAGGAGAGGCCCCAGTGGAGCTgggcctgaggaggaggaggtctGCAGGTGGAGGGGGACGTCCAGGTGGGGCCAGCGTGAGCAGAGGGCGGGAGGCGGGCCTGACTCAGAGACCTGCTGCGTCTCAGACTCGGGGAAGGAGTGAGGACCGAGCCCATtgtccacccccctcccccaccccacagtcCCTTCTCCTGGTCATTtctcatcatgttcaccatctgTCTGTCAAacagcccttccctcctccccaccgacCCCAGAAAGGGAAGGTTGGTTTTGTTTTCGTGTTTTCAGAGGCTTCTAAGGTTCTATCTAATTCAGACAGTCTCTAAACAATGTAATTATTTCTTCCAGGGACAGAATCAAACTGAAAAGAGAAcccaaaaaaaaggaaggaagaaagaaaatggactgTGATCAGCTGTGAAACCTCATCCAGAGTCTGACGCCTGGACCAGCCCCGCGGGCCTCACCCGTGTGCTGTTGGAAACGGCAGTTCCCAGCCCCACCACAGACCCCCAATCAGAAGGGCCTTGTGATGAGACCTCATTAAAGTCTGGGAAGCACTTATCTGATGGATGGAACTCTCCACTTAATGTGTGCAGAGAAGTACTGAGAGCACAAGGTTTCTCTGCCTCTTCAGCTGCGAGGAAGTCAGacagggtggggcgggggggtaCCTTTCTTCCTTATTAAATGTGCAAGAATAGAAACTGGGTGAGCATAAAAAAGCCAAGGTTTACTAATTTCTTCTGGATTAGATCTTTACACAACTTCCTCCTTAATTTATGTGAAGTGAACTTTCATTATGTAACATGAATCTGTCTTTCAACATGAATAATAACACaaagaattttaggattattcaattctttgattttctcccttaatgcaaatagaaaaatatacatatatttgagaaCTACATGATAGCTAATATTGTCAGAAACATTTTAACATCCTGTATGTAACATTTAACCTGGCACTCATCTTGCATTTTAATCGTTTCTAATAGCAAATAGAAGTCTCAtgactttccttttctcattcttttgccCTCAGTTTAATGAGTTGAAAAGACCACATGGACAGTCGTGGGATGAGAAGATGAGTAAGGGGATGTCTGGGGTGTGAAGATTGGCCTTGTTCACGAGACACACGCATCCTCGTTCCGTCCCCTCGACACACACATAACACATTGTGACTCACAAGCCTTCCTTTACCATGTCATCTAGCAAGGTGGGCTGCCTTCTTCCTTTTGGGTCAAATTCATTTTCTCGAAGTCTGATGCCAACATAATCTCCCCTTGAAAGCAAGAGAGCAGGATTGAACCATTCCATTGGGAACGATGCAGGAGCTCAGAACACAGGAGCATCCTTCCCAGCCGCCCCTGCCCCCCGAAACGCTAGACAAGTCCTGCTTGGATGGCTCTGGCAGCTGAGTTAATACTGCATTTTGATTTAAACGCAATTCTGCAACGCTGCA from Equus asinus isolate D_3611 breed Donkey chromosome 4, EquAss-T2T_v2, whole genome shotgun sequence harbors:
- the C4H2orf80 gene encoding uncharacterized protein C2orf80 homolog isoform X3; translated protein: MERRLLKKEMKKLLGDYVGIRLRENEFDPKGRRQPTLLDDMAHYDLAVSATLQWLDHSEDLTWLEREEVKMPFRGRPIYANRREREAMILSSYAGLLMNRIPIEEVFTIYRAGSSANSGATKGPGAPPVPRSLHPFAMLTAPQAAEHARKQDRQMRPLPVPAGVKPRRGAASSNAAASSSAREAGIAARKPSKNASVDTRPKNKVT
- the C4H2orf80 gene encoding uncharacterized protein C2orf80 homolog isoform X4, translating into MERRLLKKEMKKLLGDYVGIRLRENEFDPKGRRQPTLLDDMAHYDLAVSATLQWLDHSEDLTWLEREEVKMPFRGRPIYANRREREAMILSSYAGLLMNRIPIEEVFTIYRAGSSANSGATKGPGAPPVPRSLHPFAMLTAPQAAEHARKQDRCGHYLCLQGSSREGEQRVQTPPPAALPGKQASRRGNRRRTHLWTHGQRTNI
- the C4H2orf80 gene encoding uncharacterized protein C2orf80 homolog isoform X5 — encoded protein: MERRLLKKEMKKLLGDYVGIRLRENEFDPKGRRQPTLLDDMAHYDLAVSATLQWLDHSEDLTWLEREEVKMPFRGRPIYANRREREAMILSSYAGLLMNRIPIEEVFTIYRAGSSANSGATKGPGAPPVPRSLHPFAMLTAPQAAEHARKQGVKPRRGAASSNAAASSSAREAGIAARKPSKNASVDTRPKNKVT
- the C4H2orf80 gene encoding uncharacterized protein C2orf80 homolog isoform X2, with protein sequence MERRLLKKEMKKLLGDYVGIRLRENEFDPKGRRQPTLLDDMAHYDLAVSATLQWLDHSEDLTWLEREEVKMPFRGRPIYANRREREAMILSSYAGLLMNRIPIEEVFTIYRAGSSANSGATKGPGAPPVPRSLHPFAMLTAPQAAEHARKQDRCGHYLCLQGSSREGEQRVQTPPPAALPGKQASRRGNRRRTHLWTHGQRTKSLRNL